From Scatophagus argus isolate fScaArg1 chromosome 2, fScaArg1.pri, whole genome shotgun sequence, a single genomic window includes:
- the n4bp2 gene encoding NEDD4-binding protein 2 isoform X1 yields the protein MPRRKKNGQSPARVPGGPQEGDSLGNNTGYRLPQGFDGVMANNFPSSTSVSSSVKENIVKNMQEMFSHLDPEVIYIVLSECDFKVENAMDSLLELSVAAEVAAPVPSPMSGFERTAAALLSPHHFSESRADSDSSKQPQLTSSPPSASLLTEDLDLLVDQELETLTTQQNQKEECCNSQYLSSFPPPPFPQQVLPELLQSSLQPESRGPSGGLVEHTSKASSPLDRLSTWEDETVEEQQSVVDFTHLMAETPADNLKPPLDLAASGRPSAFQVYKKQDSSHTLSDKAGFMACKTVVGGAKSKVSMLNQEQLGYMPSHWNLKAPDFFPCVHENKGPAFITPVAQLPSNWTGHSRHASPWLSQGPVSQAPLKPSATIPKSWTLPAPQPPAQHSRLRLQGKVLVLLRGAPGSGKSTLARALVEHNPGGVRLSTDDYFTQHGEYWFDPSALGEAHEWNHKRAKEAFEKGDNPIIIDNTNMQSWEMRPYVVQALKHGYKVLFREPDTWWKNKPRELQRRTTHNVPLETIQRMLNGYERFVTVQSIIGSQMPEMKQRLLLENKSSQPVSSEVLCPDLVGQPGLTEGCKKSQPQLFSSLPDVSSIDYSSEVAMLEDGGHKSTESLNFQPTERLTESPEISRDDNKDLGQLDPQLGVALALNHPIADQGIPDCIVESVINENYRVDETPVAFSESIGQRVRRIRPSRRSGFDRLEPADLVKDTNQSDSEAKEKEKTKGGEAEENEMVRDGDDKGMPEMLDFVGDWPSQGSLEQRQVRRRERLKEGNGRENEVVSEEANHNITKAQSRPNVTEFQKLLDLIQTGVAAIESGSSPSPSLSPSSQGELEKVEEVGGRCEESHGSRSNSEEGEQNMSRVNTSRGELPDCVLDWKAADSCKVRESRIDHWESLKTENKVSSTTGENDHLLEIGRETGSLDLKSTIPTIPLSVLSVESLVISKTLPPDVCHDKVGSHNVEGEINTEPSCGPADVDMNNFIEIGCETRFEADGSHISDLCQSPVCEGSVETENSTFSGSSQDRKQRHGRRSGKACKLALTFTQNCPASSLNSLECLNTTAQHVNNSQNSFNTDIEPNFNPDNSNSSVSPEPNFDQFTESKSEAYQQPPSPLPLVEKGFYTQTEPQDFALLWRLNFQNSSDKAVINARNQSCDIVVLSAYSSRFVPELSAAVSAAVAVHPCSHKEVPYRVVHEKSTQVEEKELGATQDRLGSLRILGRHFKLVSFDTLEDLYDKCHQDLEWTTNLLLDSGERFFRDEDGDKEEEDDAMDEEDQNTSSLCGALGEPGGTRLCPDLSNEHHPEDCPIGLEDGTQHSNFGADREPDEGPNNANVLSFGGAAVLNKDPPDTTSPSPQTELSIPQAGNEGERCDTEKMSVSEILPEGGAWGGSSDDGVIIEESRFEIEEDIASMDLVHRLLQAELDKIEREERQNEEERTERRHSEKGSSQHLDIQSVELKLPTEVALQLTELFGPVGVDPGTCSSDDYAVQMDLNLAKLLHQKWKETIQEKQRQATLSFHLLQESSVHWGESQVAKAGPQHWTKGAPFLISTDGYASLDTQPEGRSQMPFMDHWNVSRPHISLRDIIKEELALQENMEKTRQSRVDLNQRDGATLLKENQLYSLFPTIDRHFLQDIFRDHNYNLAQTELFLCSLLDEEPAKTVVAPEAPRPVHYRAASKERDKQKPPESIITDYQDTEDPEYEDFRAEANLQRHRQLESFSKAAEAFKQGRKEVASFYAQQGHLHGRQMREAHHRAAIQIFERVNSSLLPNNILDLHGLHVDEALDYLAQVLQEKISDCEQGLCRPQLSVITGRGNHSQGGVARIRPAVRDYLTNKHYRFTEPKPGLMLVSLK from the exons ATGCCTCGGAGAAAGAAGAACGGCCAAAGCCCGGCCAGAGTCCCCGGTGGGCCACAAGAAGGGGACAGCCTCGGCAACAACACGGGTTATCGACTACCTCAGGGATTTGACGGTGTCATGGCGAACAACTTTCCATCCAGCACCTCGGTCTCCAGTTCGGTCAAAGAGAACATCGTGAAAAACatgcaggaaatgttttcacacctgGACCCCGAAGTTATATACATTGTGCTGTCCGAGTGTGATTTTAAAG TTGAAAATGCAATGGACTCTCTCCTGGAGCTGTCTGTGGCCGCTGAGGTTGCAGCCCCTGTACCTTCTCCTATGTCTGGCTTTGAGCGCACTGCAGCAGCCCTGCTCAGCCCACACCACTTTTCTGAATCTAGAGCAGATTCTGACTCCTCCAAGCAACCACAGCtgacctcctctcctccctctgccagCCTCCTGACAGAAGACTTGGACCTACTTGTTGATCAGGAGCTAGAGACACTAACCACGCAACAAAACCAGAAGGAAGAGTGCTGCAACAGCCAGTATTTATCCTCTTTCCCTCCACCACCATTCCCTCAGCAGGTTCTCCCTGAGCTGCTTCAGTCCAGCTTGCAGCCTGAATCTAGAGGGCCCTCTGGTGGCCTGGTGGAGCACACTTCCAAAGCTTCCTCTCCACTTGACCGGCTTAGTACTTGGGAAGATGAGACTGTTGAGGAGCAGCAGTCGGTAGTGGATTTCACACATCTAATGGCAGAGACACCTGCAGACAACCTGAAACCTCCTTTGGACCTGGCAGCTTCGGGACGTCCCTCGGCTTTCCAGGTATATAAAAAGCAAGATTCATCACACACTCTTTCAGACAAGGCTGGGTTCATGGCCTGTAAGACAGTGGTTGGAGGAGCAAAATCTAAGGTGAGCATGTTGAATCAGGAACAGCTTGGctacatgccatcacactggAACCTGAAAGCACCAGACTTTTTTCCCTGTGTCCATGAAAACAAGGGGCCAGCATTCATTACCCCTGTGGCTCAGTTACCTTCCAACTGGACCGGTCACTCTAGGCATGCCTCTCCCTGGCTGAGTCAGGGTCCTGTCAGTCAAGCACCTCTTAAACCTTCTGCCACTATTCCAAAGTCTTGGACCCTACCTGCACCTCAGCCTCCTGCCCAGCACAGCAGGCTTCGGCTGCAAGGAAAGGTCCTTGTGTTGCTTCGTGGTGCTCCAGGATCTGGCAAATCAACTTTGGCAAG agccCTGGTCGAGCATAACCCAGGTGGAGTTAGACTGTCCACTGATGACTATTTCACTCAACATGGTGAATATTGGTTTGATCCTTCTGCTCTCGGGGAGGCCCATGAGTGGAACCATAAACGAG CCAAGGAGGCTTTTGAAAAAGGCGATAACCCCATCATCATAGACAACACTAACATGCAAAGCTGGGAGATGAGACCCTATGTAGTTCAG GCACTGAAACATGGATACAAGGTGCTATTCAGAGAGCCGGACACATGGTGGAAGAATAAGCCCAGAGAACTGCAAag ACGTACCACACATAATGTGCCACTGGAAACAATACAGCGCATGCTTAACGGATATGAACGCTTCGTCACCGTCCAGTCTATCATAGGTTCACAGATGCCTGAGATGAAACAGCGCCTCCTTTTGGAGAACAAAAGCTCACA GCCTGTGTCTTCTGAAGTACTCTGTCCTGACCTTGTAGGGCAGCCTGGACTGACAGAGGGATGTAAAAAATCCCAGCCCCAGCtgttctcctccctccctgacGTGTCATCTATTGATTATTCTAGTGAGGTTGCAATGCTGGAGGATGGTGGCCACAAATCTACAGAGTCCCTCAATTTCCAACCTACTGAAAGACTCACGGAAAGCCCTGAAATTTCCAGGGACGACAATAAGGATTTGGGACAATTAGATCCCCAGTTGGGTGTTGCGTTGGCGCTAAACCATCCAATAGCAGATCAAGGAATCCCAGACTGTATTGTGGAATCAGTGATTAATGAAAATTATCGTGTGGATGAAACTCCTGTGGCTTTCTCTGAGTCTATTGGACAAAGAGTGAGGAGGATAAGACCAAGCAGGAGGTCTGGTTTTGACAGGTTGGAGCCTGCAGATCTGGTGAAAGATACTAACCAATCAGACAGCGAggcaaaggagaaagaaaagacaaagggaggggaagcagaagaaaatgagatGGTGAGGGATGGGGATGACAAGGGAATGCCTGAGATGTTGGATTTTGTAGGAGATTGGCCCTCTCAAGGGTCCCTCGAACAGCGACAagtgaggagaagagaaaggctGAAAGAGGGAAATGGGAGGGAAAATGAAGTTGTGTCTGAAGAAGCTAACCACAATATAACAAAAGCACAGTCACGACCCAACGTAACAGAGTTTCAGAAGCTTCTCGATCTTATTCAGACAGGTGTAGCTGCTATTGAAAGTGGCTCCTCCCCTTCACCCTCACTTTCCCCGAGCTCTCAAGGGGAATTGGAGAAAGTAGAGGAGGTTGGTGGAAGGTGTGAAGAATCCCATGGCAGTAGATCTAATAGTGAGGAGGGAGAACAAAACATGAGCAGGGTTAACACCAGCAGAGGTGAATTACCTGATTGTGTGTTAGACTGGAAGGCAGCTGACTCTTGTAAGGTCAGGGAATCTAGAATTGATCATTGGGAGAgccttaaaactgaaaataaagtgaGTAGTACCACGGGAGAGAATGATCATTTATTAGAGATTGGCAGAGAAACAGGATCGTTGGATTTGAAATCAACCATCCCAACGATTCCGCTCTCAGTTCTAAGTGTTGAATCACTAGTTATCTCTAAAACTTTGCCGCCGGATGTATGCCACGATAAAGTGGGAAGCCACAATGTCGAAGGTGAGATTAACACAGAGCCTTCTTGTGGTCCTGCTGATGTGGACATGAATAACTTCATAGAGATTGGATGTGAGACTAGATTTGAGGCTGATGGCAGTCATATTAGTGATCTGTGTCAGAGTCCTGTGTGTGAGGGCTCtgtggagacagaaaacagtacTTTCAGTGGAAGCAGTCAGGACAGAAAGCAGCGTCACGGCCGTAGATCAGGGAAAGCGTGTAAACTGGCTCTTACTTTTACTCAAAACTGCCCTGCTTCTTCACTGAATAGCCTCGAATGTCTCAATACAACTGCCCAACATGTAAACAATAGTCAGAATAGCTTTAACACAGACATTGAACCTAATTTTAATcctgacaacagcaacagcagcgtTAGCCCTGAACCAAATTTTGACCAGTTCACTGAGTCCAAATCTGAGGCATACCAGCAGcctccttcccctcttcctcttgtgGAGAAAGGCTTTTACACCCAGACAGAACCTCAAGACTTTGCCCTTCTTTGGCGACTCAATTTTCAAAACAGCTCTGATAAAGCGGTCATCAATGCACGCAACCAGTCTTGTGACATTGTAGTTCTGTCTGCTTACTCGTCTCGTTTCGTGCCGGAGCTGTCGGctgctgtttctgcagcagTCGCAGTTCACCCCTGCAGCCACAAAGAGGTACCCTATCGCGTGGTGCACGAAAAAAGCACacaggtggaggagaaagaacTTGGGGCAACTCAAGACCGACTAGGGAGTCTACGCATTCTTGGTCGCCATTTTAAGCTGGTTAGTTTTGATACATTGGAGGATCTGTATGACAAATGCCATCAGGACCTAGAATGGACTACCAACTTGCTGCTTGACTCTGGAGAGAGGTTCTTCAGAGATGAGGACGGTgataaagaagaggaggatgacgCCATGGATGAAGAAGACCAGAACACATCCAGTCTGTGTGGCGCTTTAGGCGAACCTGGAGGAACCAGGTTATGTCCTGATTTATCAAACGAGCATCACCCTGAAGATTGTCCAATAGGGCTTGAGGATGGGACTCAGCATTCAAACTTTGGGGCAGATAGGGAGCCAGATGAGGGTCCCAATAATGCCAATGTGCTAAGTTTTGGAGGTGCAGCTGTTCTGAACAAAGATCCCCCTGATACAACCTCACCCTCTCCTCAAACCGAACTTAGTATTCCTCAAGCAGGAAATGAAGGAGAGAGATGTGACACTGAAAAAATGTCTGTGTCTGAAATCCTCCCAGAAGGTGGCGCTTGGGGTGGAAGTTCTGATGATGGAGTAATAATTGAAGAGTCAAGATTTGAGATTGAGGAGGACATTGCAAGCATGGACTTGGtccacaggctgctgcaggctgagttagacaagatagagagagaggaaagacagaatgagGAGGAAAGAACTGAAAGGAGGCACTCGGAAAAGGGAAGCAGTCAACACCTGGACATTCAGAGTGTGGAGCTGAAACTACCCACTGAGGTCGCACTACAGCTAACTGAACTGTTTGGTCCTGTTGGAGTAGACCCAG GTACATGCTCCTCTGATGACTATGCAGTGCAGATGGACCTGAATCTGGCTAAACTGCTCCACCAGAAGTGGAAGGAAACCATTCAG GAAAAGCAGAGGCAAGCAACTCTGTCCTTTCATTTGCTTCAGGAAA GTTCAGTACACTGGGGTGAGTCACAGGTGGCCAAAGCAGGCCCACAACACTGGACAAAGGGAGCACCTTTCCTGATTAGCACAGATGGCTATGCATCACTGGACACCCAACCAGAGGGTCGTAGTCAGATGCCATTCATGGATCACTGGAATGTGTCTCGCCCACACATCTCTCTTAGAGATATTATAAAGGAGGAGCTTGCTTTGCAGGAGAATATGGAAAAG ACGAGACAAAGTCGCGTAGACCTCAACCAGCGTGATGGAGCCACCCTGTTGAAAGAGAACCAATTGTACTCCCTCTTCCCCACCATCGACAGGCATTTCCTCCAGGACATCTTCAGAGACCACAA TTATAACCTGGCCCAGACAGAgctctttctttgctctttgcTGGATGAAGAGCCCGCCAAGACAGTCGTCGCCCCAGAGGCACCTCGGCCTGTCCACTACAGAGCAGCCAGCAAGGAAAGAGATAAG CAGAAGCCCCCAGAGTCGATCATAACTGACTATCAGGATACTGAGGATCCAGAGTATGAGGACTTTAGGGCCGAGGCCAACTTACAGAGGCACCGACAGCTTGAGAGCTTCTCCAAAGCTGCTGAGGCCTTCAAGCAAGGACGCAAAGAAGTGGCCTCATTTTATGCACAGCAG GGACACCTGCATGGTAGGCAGATGCGTGAGGCCCATCATCGTGCAGCAATTCAGATTTTTGAGAGGGTCAACTCATCGTTGCTACCCAATAACATCCTGGACCTCCATGGGTTGCATGTAGATGAGGCTTTGGATTATCTTGCCCAGGTTTTGCAGGAGAAAATCTCAG ATTGTGAGCAGGGTTTGTGTCGACCTCAGCTCTCTGTCATCACAGGAAGAGGGAACCACAGCCAGGGGGGCGTGGCCCGCATCCGTCCCGCCGTTAGAGACTACCTCACCAACAAACACTACAG GTTCACAGAGCCAAAGCCAGGTCTTATGTTAGTCTCCTTGAAGTGA
- the n4bp2 gene encoding NEDD4-binding protein 2 isoform X2, producing the protein MPRRKKNGQSPARVPGGPQEGDSLGNNTGYRLPQGFDGVMANNFPSSTSVSSSVKENIVKNMQEMFSHLDPEVIYIVLSECDFKVENAMDSLLELSVAAEVAAPVPSPMSGFERTAAALLSPHHFSESRADSDSSKQPQLTSSPPSASLLTEDLDLLVDQELETLTTQQNQKEECCNSQYLSSFPPPPFPQQVLPELLQSSLQPESRGPSGGLVEHTSKASSPLDRLSTWEDETVEEQQSVVDFTHLMAETPADNLKPPLDLAASGRPSAFQVYKKQDSSHTLSDKAGFMACKTVVGGAKSKVSMLNQEQLGYMPSHWNLKAPDFFPCVHENKGPAFITPVAQLPSNWTGHSRHASPWLSQGPVSQAPLKPSATIPKSWTLPAPQPPAQHSRLRLQGKVLVLLRGAPGSGKSTLARALVEHNPGGVRLSTDDYFTQHGEYWFDPSALGEAHEWNHKRAKEAFEKGDNPIIIDNTNMQSWEMRPYVVQALKHGYKVLFREPDTWWKNKPRELQRRTTHNVPLETIQRMLNGYERFVTVQSIIGSQMPEMKQRLLLENKSSQPVSSEVLCPDLVGQPGLTEGCKKSQPQLFSSLPDVSSIDYSSEVAMLEDGGHKSTESLNFQPTERLTESPEISRDDNKDLGQLDPQLGVALALNHPIADQGIPDCIVESVINENYRVDETPVAFSESIGQRVRRIRPSRRSGFDRLEPADLVKDTNQSDSEAKEKEKTKGGEAEENEMVRDGDDKGMPEMLDFVGDWPSQGSLEQRQVRRRERLKEGNGRENEVVSEEANHNITKAQSRPNVTEFQKLLDLIQTGVAAIESGSSPSPSLSPSSQGELEKVEEVGGRCEESHGSRSNSEEGEQNMSRVNTSRGELPDCVLDWKAADSCKVRESRIDHWESLKTENKVSSTTGENDHLLEIGRETGSLDLKSTIPTIPLSVLSVESLVISKTLPPDVCHDKVGSHNVEGEINTEPSCGPADVDMNNFIEIGCETRFEADGSHISDLCQSPVCEGSVETENSTFSGSSQDRKQRHGRRSGKACKLALTFTQNCPASSLNSLECLNTTAQHVNNSQNSFNTDIEPNFNPDNSNSSVSPEPNFDQFTESKSEAYQQPPSPLPLVEKGFYTQTEPQDFALLWRLNFQNSSDKAVINARNQSCDIVVLSAYSSRFVPELSAAVSAAVAVHPCSHKEVPYRVVHEKSTQVEEKELGATQDRLGSLRILGRHFKLVSFDTLEDLYDKCHQDLEWTTNLLLDSGERFFRDEDGDKEEEDDAMDEEDQNTSSLCGALGEPGGTRLCPDLSNEHHPEDCPIGLEDGTQHSNFGADREPDEGPNNANVLSFGGAAVLNKDPPDTTSPSPQTELSIPQAGNEGERCDTEKMSVSEILPEGGAWGGSSDDGVIIEESRFEIEEDIASMDLVHRLLQAELDKIEREERQNEEERTERRHSEKGSSQHLDIQSVELKLPTEVALQLTELFGPVGVDPGTCSSDDYAVQMDLNLAKLLHQKWKETIQEKQRQATLSFHLLQESSVHWGESQVAKAGPQHWTKGAPFLISTDGYASLDTQPEGRSQMPFMDHWNVSRPHISLRDIIKEELALQENMEKTRQSRVDLNQRDGATLLKENQLYSLFPTIDRHFLQDIFRDHNYNLAQTELFLCSLLDEEPAKTVVAPEAPRPVHYRAASKERDKKPPESIITDYQDTEDPEYEDFRAEANLQRHRQLESFSKAAEAFKQGRKEVASFYAQQGHLHGRQMREAHHRAAIQIFERVNSSLLPNNILDLHGLHVDEALDYLAQVLQEKISDCEQGLCRPQLSVITGRGNHSQGGVARIRPAVRDYLTNKHYRFTEPKPGLMLVSLK; encoded by the exons ATGCCTCGGAGAAAGAAGAACGGCCAAAGCCCGGCCAGAGTCCCCGGTGGGCCACAAGAAGGGGACAGCCTCGGCAACAACACGGGTTATCGACTACCTCAGGGATTTGACGGTGTCATGGCGAACAACTTTCCATCCAGCACCTCGGTCTCCAGTTCGGTCAAAGAGAACATCGTGAAAAACatgcaggaaatgttttcacacctgGACCCCGAAGTTATATACATTGTGCTGTCCGAGTGTGATTTTAAAG TTGAAAATGCAATGGACTCTCTCCTGGAGCTGTCTGTGGCCGCTGAGGTTGCAGCCCCTGTACCTTCTCCTATGTCTGGCTTTGAGCGCACTGCAGCAGCCCTGCTCAGCCCACACCACTTTTCTGAATCTAGAGCAGATTCTGACTCCTCCAAGCAACCACAGCtgacctcctctcctccctctgccagCCTCCTGACAGAAGACTTGGACCTACTTGTTGATCAGGAGCTAGAGACACTAACCACGCAACAAAACCAGAAGGAAGAGTGCTGCAACAGCCAGTATTTATCCTCTTTCCCTCCACCACCATTCCCTCAGCAGGTTCTCCCTGAGCTGCTTCAGTCCAGCTTGCAGCCTGAATCTAGAGGGCCCTCTGGTGGCCTGGTGGAGCACACTTCCAAAGCTTCCTCTCCACTTGACCGGCTTAGTACTTGGGAAGATGAGACTGTTGAGGAGCAGCAGTCGGTAGTGGATTTCACACATCTAATGGCAGAGACACCTGCAGACAACCTGAAACCTCCTTTGGACCTGGCAGCTTCGGGACGTCCCTCGGCTTTCCAGGTATATAAAAAGCAAGATTCATCACACACTCTTTCAGACAAGGCTGGGTTCATGGCCTGTAAGACAGTGGTTGGAGGAGCAAAATCTAAGGTGAGCATGTTGAATCAGGAACAGCTTGGctacatgccatcacactggAACCTGAAAGCACCAGACTTTTTTCCCTGTGTCCATGAAAACAAGGGGCCAGCATTCATTACCCCTGTGGCTCAGTTACCTTCCAACTGGACCGGTCACTCTAGGCATGCCTCTCCCTGGCTGAGTCAGGGTCCTGTCAGTCAAGCACCTCTTAAACCTTCTGCCACTATTCCAAAGTCTTGGACCCTACCTGCACCTCAGCCTCCTGCCCAGCACAGCAGGCTTCGGCTGCAAGGAAAGGTCCTTGTGTTGCTTCGTGGTGCTCCAGGATCTGGCAAATCAACTTTGGCAAG agccCTGGTCGAGCATAACCCAGGTGGAGTTAGACTGTCCACTGATGACTATTTCACTCAACATGGTGAATATTGGTTTGATCCTTCTGCTCTCGGGGAGGCCCATGAGTGGAACCATAAACGAG CCAAGGAGGCTTTTGAAAAAGGCGATAACCCCATCATCATAGACAACACTAACATGCAAAGCTGGGAGATGAGACCCTATGTAGTTCAG GCACTGAAACATGGATACAAGGTGCTATTCAGAGAGCCGGACACATGGTGGAAGAATAAGCCCAGAGAACTGCAAag ACGTACCACACATAATGTGCCACTGGAAACAATACAGCGCATGCTTAACGGATATGAACGCTTCGTCACCGTCCAGTCTATCATAGGTTCACAGATGCCTGAGATGAAACAGCGCCTCCTTTTGGAGAACAAAAGCTCACA GCCTGTGTCTTCTGAAGTACTCTGTCCTGACCTTGTAGGGCAGCCTGGACTGACAGAGGGATGTAAAAAATCCCAGCCCCAGCtgttctcctccctccctgacGTGTCATCTATTGATTATTCTAGTGAGGTTGCAATGCTGGAGGATGGTGGCCACAAATCTACAGAGTCCCTCAATTTCCAACCTACTGAAAGACTCACGGAAAGCCCTGAAATTTCCAGGGACGACAATAAGGATTTGGGACAATTAGATCCCCAGTTGGGTGTTGCGTTGGCGCTAAACCATCCAATAGCAGATCAAGGAATCCCAGACTGTATTGTGGAATCAGTGATTAATGAAAATTATCGTGTGGATGAAACTCCTGTGGCTTTCTCTGAGTCTATTGGACAAAGAGTGAGGAGGATAAGACCAAGCAGGAGGTCTGGTTTTGACAGGTTGGAGCCTGCAGATCTGGTGAAAGATACTAACCAATCAGACAGCGAggcaaaggagaaagaaaagacaaagggaggggaagcagaagaaaatgagatGGTGAGGGATGGGGATGACAAGGGAATGCCTGAGATGTTGGATTTTGTAGGAGATTGGCCCTCTCAAGGGTCCCTCGAACAGCGACAagtgaggagaagagaaaggctGAAAGAGGGAAATGGGAGGGAAAATGAAGTTGTGTCTGAAGAAGCTAACCACAATATAACAAAAGCACAGTCACGACCCAACGTAACAGAGTTTCAGAAGCTTCTCGATCTTATTCAGACAGGTGTAGCTGCTATTGAAAGTGGCTCCTCCCCTTCACCCTCACTTTCCCCGAGCTCTCAAGGGGAATTGGAGAAAGTAGAGGAGGTTGGTGGAAGGTGTGAAGAATCCCATGGCAGTAGATCTAATAGTGAGGAGGGAGAACAAAACATGAGCAGGGTTAACACCAGCAGAGGTGAATTACCTGATTGTGTGTTAGACTGGAAGGCAGCTGACTCTTGTAAGGTCAGGGAATCTAGAATTGATCATTGGGAGAgccttaaaactgaaaataaagtgaGTAGTACCACGGGAGAGAATGATCATTTATTAGAGATTGGCAGAGAAACAGGATCGTTGGATTTGAAATCAACCATCCCAACGATTCCGCTCTCAGTTCTAAGTGTTGAATCACTAGTTATCTCTAAAACTTTGCCGCCGGATGTATGCCACGATAAAGTGGGAAGCCACAATGTCGAAGGTGAGATTAACACAGAGCCTTCTTGTGGTCCTGCTGATGTGGACATGAATAACTTCATAGAGATTGGATGTGAGACTAGATTTGAGGCTGATGGCAGTCATATTAGTGATCTGTGTCAGAGTCCTGTGTGTGAGGGCTCtgtggagacagaaaacagtacTTTCAGTGGAAGCAGTCAGGACAGAAAGCAGCGTCACGGCCGTAGATCAGGGAAAGCGTGTAAACTGGCTCTTACTTTTACTCAAAACTGCCCTGCTTCTTCACTGAATAGCCTCGAATGTCTCAATACAACTGCCCAACATGTAAACAATAGTCAGAATAGCTTTAACACAGACATTGAACCTAATTTTAATcctgacaacagcaacagcagcgtTAGCCCTGAACCAAATTTTGACCAGTTCACTGAGTCCAAATCTGAGGCATACCAGCAGcctccttcccctcttcctcttgtgGAGAAAGGCTTTTACACCCAGACAGAACCTCAAGACTTTGCCCTTCTTTGGCGACTCAATTTTCAAAACAGCTCTGATAAAGCGGTCATCAATGCACGCAACCAGTCTTGTGACATTGTAGTTCTGTCTGCTTACTCGTCTCGTTTCGTGCCGGAGCTGTCGGctgctgtttctgcagcagTCGCAGTTCACCCCTGCAGCCACAAAGAGGTACCCTATCGCGTGGTGCACGAAAAAAGCACacaggtggaggagaaagaacTTGGGGCAACTCAAGACCGACTAGGGAGTCTACGCATTCTTGGTCGCCATTTTAAGCTGGTTAGTTTTGATACATTGGAGGATCTGTATGACAAATGCCATCAGGACCTAGAATGGACTACCAACTTGCTGCTTGACTCTGGAGAGAGGTTCTTCAGAGATGAGGACGGTgataaagaagaggaggatgacgCCATGGATGAAGAAGACCAGAACACATCCAGTCTGTGTGGCGCTTTAGGCGAACCTGGAGGAACCAGGTTATGTCCTGATTTATCAAACGAGCATCACCCTGAAGATTGTCCAATAGGGCTTGAGGATGGGACTCAGCATTCAAACTTTGGGGCAGATAGGGAGCCAGATGAGGGTCCCAATAATGCCAATGTGCTAAGTTTTGGAGGTGCAGCTGTTCTGAACAAAGATCCCCCTGATACAACCTCACCCTCTCCTCAAACCGAACTTAGTATTCCTCAAGCAGGAAATGAAGGAGAGAGATGTGACACTGAAAAAATGTCTGTGTCTGAAATCCTCCCAGAAGGTGGCGCTTGGGGTGGAAGTTCTGATGATGGAGTAATAATTGAAGAGTCAAGATTTGAGATTGAGGAGGACATTGCAAGCATGGACTTGGtccacaggctgctgcaggctgagttagacaagatagagagagaggaaagacagaatgagGAGGAAAGAACTGAAAGGAGGCACTCGGAAAAGGGAAGCAGTCAACACCTGGACATTCAGAGTGTGGAGCTGAAACTACCCACTGAGGTCGCACTACAGCTAACTGAACTGTTTGGTCCTGTTGGAGTAGACCCAG GTACATGCTCCTCTGATGACTATGCAGTGCAGATGGACCTGAATCTGGCTAAACTGCTCCACCAGAAGTGGAAGGAAACCATTCAG GAAAAGCAGAGGCAAGCAACTCTGTCCTTTCATTTGCTTCAGGAAA GTTCAGTACACTGGGGTGAGTCACAGGTGGCCAAAGCAGGCCCACAACACTGGACAAAGGGAGCACCTTTCCTGATTAGCACAGATGGCTATGCATCACTGGACACCCAACCAGAGGGTCGTAGTCAGATGCCATTCATGGATCACTGGAATGTGTCTCGCCCACACATCTCTCTTAGAGATATTATAAAGGAGGAGCTTGCTTTGCAGGAGAATATGGAAAAG ACGAGACAAAGTCGCGTAGACCTCAACCAGCGTGATGGAGCCACCCTGTTGAAAGAGAACCAATTGTACTCCCTCTTCCCCACCATCGACAGGCATTTCCTCCAGGACATCTTCAGAGACCACAA TTATAACCTGGCCCAGACAGAgctctttctttgctctttgcTGGATGAAGAGCCCGCCAAGACAGTCGTCGCCCCAGAGGCACCTCGGCCTGTCCACTACAGAGCAGCCAGCAAGGAAAGAGATAAG AAGCCCCCAGAGTCGATCATAACTGACTATCAGGATACTGAGGATCCAGAGTATGAGGACTTTAGGGCCGAGGCCAACTTACAGAGGCACCGACAGCTTGAGAGCTTCTCCAAAGCTGCTGAGGCCTTCAAGCAAGGACGCAAAGAAGTGGCCTCATTTTATGCACAGCAG GGACACCTGCATGGTAGGCAGATGCGTGAGGCCCATCATCGTGCAGCAATTCAGATTTTTGAGAGGGTCAACTCATCGTTGCTACCCAATAACATCCTGGACCTCCATGGGTTGCATGTAGATGAGGCTTTGGATTATCTTGCCCAGGTTTTGCAGGAGAAAATCTCAG ATTGTGAGCAGGGTTTGTGTCGACCTCAGCTCTCTGTCATCACAGGAAGAGGGAACCACAGCCAGGGGGGCGTGGCCCGCATCCGTCCCGCCGTTAGAGACTACCTCACCAACAAACACTACAG GTTCACAGAGCCAAAGCCAGGTCTTATGTTAGTCTCCTTGAAGTGA